Proteins from one Methanococcus maripaludis C5 genomic window:
- the rpl18a gene encoding 50S ribosomal protein L18Ae produces MAKIVRIKGEIIGKDEPMVFTKEYNVVKEDDALETMYSEMGSKHAVKRANIKVVEISEISEEDIQNPILKKTLEMY; encoded by the coding sequence ATGGCAAAAATCGTAAGAATAAAAGGAGAAATCATTGGAAAAGATGAACCAATGGTATTCACAAAAGAATACAACGTTGTAAAAGAAGATGACGCTTTAGAAACCATGTACTCAGAAATGGGTAGCAAACATGCTGTAAAAAGAGCAAACATCAAAGTTGTAGAAATTTCTGAAATCTCAGAAGAAGATATTCAAAATCCTATTTTGAAAAAAACCCTTGAAATGTACTAA
- the mer gene encoding 5,10-methylenetetrahydromethanopterin reductase, with amino-acid sequence MKFGIEFVPNEPITKLAYYVKMAEDNGFEFCWITDHYNNRNVYMTLGNLAAATNKIKLGPGVTNPYVRSPAIAASAMATVDELSGGRATFGIGPGDKATFDALGIEWTKPVGTIKKAIADFKELTAGKRMAEGAQLAIKPSAKIPIYMGAQGPKMLETAGEIADGVLINASNPKDFEAAVPLIKKGAEAAGRSMSEIDVAAYACMSVDKKAEKAKQAAIPVVAFIAAGSPPMILERHGIDPAKVDAIRAGLKEGNFGAAFGNVDEAMLEGFALYGTPEEVVEKVKALEAMGVTQIVAGSPIGPNKETSIKLIGKIIKEFQ; translated from the coding sequence ATGAAATTTGGTATCGAATTTGTTCCAAACGAACCAATAACCAAACTAGCATACTACGTTAAAATGGCAGAAGACAATGGATTTGAATTCTGCTGGATTACAGACCACTACAACAACAGAAACGTATACATGACCTTAGGAAACCTTGCAGCAGCAACAAACAAGATCAAGTTAGGTCCTGGTGTTACAAACCCATACGTAAGAAGCCCAGCAATCGCGGCATCCGCAATGGCTACTGTAGATGAATTATCAGGCGGTAGAGCTACATTTGGTATCGGCCCTGGTGACAAAGCAACATTTGATGCATTAGGCATTGAATGGACAAAACCAGTAGGAACAATCAAAAAAGCAATCGCAGACTTCAAAGAATTAACGGCTGGAAAAAGAATGGCAGAAGGTGCACAACTTGCAATTAAACCTTCAGCAAAAATCCCAATTTACATGGGAGCACAAGGCCCTAAAATGTTAGAAACCGCAGGAGAAATTGCTGACGGTGTTTTAATTAACGCTTCAAACCCAAAAGACTTCGAAGCAGCAGTTCCTTTAATTAAAAAAGGAGCAGAAGCAGCAGGAAGAAGCATGTCAGAAATTGACGTTGCAGCATACGCATGCATGTCAGTAGACAAAAAAGCAGAAAAAGCTAAACAAGCAGCAATCCCAGTTGTAGCATTCATCGCTGCTGGTTCACCTCCTATGATCTTAGAAAGACACGGAATTGACCCTGCTAAAGTTGATGCAATCAGAGCAGGATTAAAAGAAGGAAACTTCGGTGCAGCATTCGGAAACGTTGACGAAGCAATGTTAGAAGGATTTGCTTTATACGGTACACCTGAAGAAGTTGTAGAAAAAGTAAAAGCATTAGAAGCAATGGGTGTAACCCAAATTGTTGCTGGATCCCCAATCGGACCAAACAAAGAAACCAGCATCAAATTAATTGGAAAAATCATTAAAGAATTCCAATAA
- a CDS encoding DUF2666 domain-containing protein, which yields MSEERIQFNAKKGKWYVSKKIKIDENTSNEEIARVLASIEETLSIKIKDFLPFDMKKIGEIADEIYEKKKGRVKEEDISGALVKLKSPGTTKKLGTIDDAKEGKEILKRLLTEIVLERLGITSKIEAKMIEKYIEKSKAK from the coding sequence ATGTCTGAAGAACGAATACAGTTTAATGCTAAAAAAGGAAAATGGTACGTTTCTAAAAAAATCAAAATTGATGAAAACACATCCAATGAAGAAATTGCTAGGGTTTTAGCATCGATAGAAGAAACTCTCTCTATAAAAATAAAAGATTTTTTGCCATTTGATATGAAAAAAATTGGCGAAATTGCAGATGAAATATACGAAAAGAAAAAAGGAAGAGTCAAAGAAGAAGATATTTCAGGCGCGTTAGTAAAATTAAAGTCTCCAGGAACTACAAAAAAATTGGGAACAATTGATGACGCAAAAGAAGGAAAAGAAATTTTAAAAAGACTTCTTACAGAGATTGTTTTAGAGAGACTTGGAATAACTTCAAAAATCGAAGCTAAAATGATTGAAAAATACATTGAAAAATCAAAGGCGAAATAA